From the genome of Diabrotica virgifera virgifera chromosome 8, PGI_DIABVI_V3a:
aaaagacaaccaaatgcaacggtggcagtataattctcgcgctagagaatcgtaagtatttgggcttacatttagtttactctcaaatctaataccaaattccgactttaatatatatatgctattttaaattataaataatattcataatacatagatatatattatatatatataatactaaaatataaaatatgtactaactcgatatgttactgacttactaatcgtggtattttctttctattgacttcctcttttagtatgggtaaccacatcctattGCATTCTACctaggaatttgcgacacaagtggtttcatttagcataattagagccgcttctttgatttttctctttacAACAGAACAACGTAGAACGAGATCCTATAACgtccacaagaaataatacgagaaaaatatcaataccatatataaaaggactatccaagaaacttaaaacaataggaaataaatgcaacattcaacaacattcaaaacaacaaacacattgagatctattctatctaaaactaaacctaacaatgaacaagaaagaacaaagaattgtatttataaaataccttgggaatgcgaacaattttatttaggtgaaacatcaagaccattaaacgttagaataagtgaacatcagtcttatattaaaaatagagaatttgatagatctcaaatatgccAACActcatgggataatgaacatacaGTTCAATGGAAAGATTCAAGTATGGTTCTGAAAGAAACATatatagtaaaaagagaaaaatcaaagaagcggctctaattatgctaaatgaaaccaattgtgtcgcaaattcctcggtagaatgcaataggatgtggttacccatactaaaagaggaagtcaatagaaagaaaataccacgattagtaagtcagtaacatatcgagttagtacatattttatattttagtattatgtatattatatatatctatgtatgtattattaatattatttataatttaaaatagcatatatatattaaagtcggaatttggtattacactaggttcgctttcaagatgcagtagaaataaacaaaccaagacacgttaaatgctactaggagcactcccgaatcataatttacaatgtatgaactttggaaatcatgatttgggatttacaatgttaTATACtcgtacattgtaaattatgattcggttgtgctcctagtggcatttaacgtgtcttggtttgtttatttctactgcatcttgaaagcgaacctagtgtagatttgagagtaaactaaatgtaagcccaaatacttacgattctctagcgcgagaattttactgccaccgttgcatttggtggTTTTtgtaaagacagatcacatgctatggtctaagagctagcaacgttttcgagcaactattttaagacagctgattcccTATGCATCCTAGAACACCTTACCGGCCATCAGGCTActgagacaggttgcgttcattactgcgcagcgcacctgtatcggtaaatatatcgaatttaaaattattttaagacgaaaaatttttttgccattacttGTAGAACATtcttagaaatatgaattataattgccagacatttctgtggttgctaaatacgTGCCAGACGCTATAGTCTAAATGGCTATCAACGTTTTCGAGcaactattttaagacagctgattctttatatattattccctatgaaTCCTCGAACACCTTCCCGGTCATCTGGCTACTGaaacaggttgcgttcattaccgcgcagcacacctgtacaggtaaatatatcgaatttaaaattattttaagacgaaaattttttttgccattactttttaaacattatcagAAACATGAATacaattgccagacatttctgtggttgctaaatgcgcgccagacgctatttattataaaaaataatagaaaaatttaaatcattttagtatgtctgtaattttaatattatattattaacacataaataaatgcaaaattaatttgccagacattaaCTCGGTTGCAGTCATCAGCCAGATGGTTTTAAAATCGTTTAAAATGATCTATATTTTCAGCAAAACGTACGCTGGCtatattaagaaataagacaaacaaaagatagatacaggtaaatatatttgaaattagtttaagacgaaaaattttttgtcattactttttaaacattcatgcctattctgtaactcatttctaTGATAGAAGTCAgcaaaatcgaatagaagtggccaagtcgaatagaaatgGTCAAAATCGGTATTCCATAACTATTTTTTAATCTCTACAATCGTTATagtgaatagaaatcacttcgacagcatttaccctgtcgagatgagattccgattatcggaattgtgcttgacgcaagcgcatttgttttattttgttttgattaacGTTTTACCTAACCTCTATATTCGTTGATTTTATatctactaaaaataaataaaaacaatttatcaAGAACTTTCGTTATGGCTTTAATACCATTAAATTTCGGCATCGATCTTGGAAATGAAATAGGGGAAGAATTGCAAAAGTAAGTGGAACATTTATAACAGGCTACAAAATGTGATATATGtaaattgttttgtttaaaaTCTTTTTATACTTAGTTTCTTATGTAGGTACCTAACTGTTTTGTGTTTCTTTAGCCAAATATTTAATCTTCAAAGGCGCACTCTTAGGGATGCAAGTAATCCGTTTGAAATACCTGAGGAAATATTTAAAGGTCTGTACCGTCTACCAAAGGAAATAGCTATGGAGCTTATTGATGAAATAGAGCCTTATTTGGCTGGACAGATCAGAATAACATCTGTGCCAAATCATTTGAAGGTAAATTAAtctcaaatatatttaaaaacatactAAAAACATAGTTTCATAATTTTAAATAAGGTATTTTCAGGTTTTATGTGCTTTACATTTTTATGCCCAAGGAAACTATCAAAAAGCTGTTGGCCAAGACTTTTTGTTGGGTATGAGCCAACCAATGGTTAGTCGGTGCATAAACACTATAAGTGAAATACTGTCTAATCACATTGGTAGGCGGTACATAAAATTTCCCAGTACAGTAGAAGAAAAACGTTTGTTAACGCAAGGGTAAACAATTTTGAGGCTATCAAGTAATCTGTCTTTTTTAAAATGTGCTTAAAATTTTAGATTTATGAATAAATTTAACTTCCCAGGCGTAATAGGGTGCATTGACTGTACACACATTGCAATTGTTGCACCTCCTCTAGAGCACCCTGTACATCCAGGCATTGCATACCTCAACAGAAAGGGATTTCACAGTATAAATTGCCAACTGGTATGATTTAAACTTTAACTATAGTTCATTTGCTTTTAATATGATCTAAGATGCCAGTTTCAGTTCAGACGCCTGATTCGTGGCTTTTTCTTCTCATCGCAACTTGTCATTggttagaaattaatttttaatatggaataaatttatttctaACCAACGACAAGCTGCGACAACATGAAAAACCCACAAATCAGGTGTCTTAGTTCATCTTGAAAACAAATGAACTGTATTAACTTATTTTTTAGATATGTGActcaaatttaaaaatattaaattgcaATGCAAGATATCCTGGATCCACACATGATTCTGCTATATGGACCATGTCTAATGTTATTCAACATATGGAACAAACATATGGTAATGGAGAACGAGGATTCTGGTTATTAGGTTGGTTGGTTGGTTGATTCAGTTGCATTAAATATATTACACATTACATTTCTAGGTGATTCTGGCTATCCCTTACAGCCATGGTTACTAACACCAATAGAAGGTGCCCAACAAAATACTCCAGAAGGACGATATACTTTTTCACACAGTTCAGTAAGAAACTGTGTAGAACGGTGCAATGGAGTATTAAAAATGAGATTTCGCTGTCTCTTAAAACACAGAGTTCTACACTATACTCCTGTCAAAGCTGCTGAAATAATAAATGCCTGTTGTGTGCTACACAACATTCTTGTTTCACACAATATCGAAGTAGAACTAGTAGAAGAAGATGAACTTGTAAATGATATGGAGGAAAATGTACAAGAAAATAACTGTAAGTCTGTTTAAACCACTGTATAATAGTAGCTTAATAATATGCTAACTATATAACCATTTAACTACTAAGCAATGACTAATAAGCATATTGAAGTCTTGCATATATTTTTCAAACATCATTTGAAACACAGAAAATAATCTACCAAAATGTGTAGGTAGAAAAATTGTGAACTTTtgtgaaattttatttttgttacagtGCCACTAGATGATAGATTGGTTGCTGGCCGCAGAATTCGGAACCAATTgataagaaattattttaattaatatttaaaattaaataagggtaaaccctgtagttgacTTTATATACATTCGATAAGACAACGTATAATGAGATAAACTCTTACATGaatttactaaaaattatttaaaatgtatCCACAAGGAAGTGGATAATTACAAAACACAAAAACGTTTTCAGTctaaactgaccatcatcagtgtgaaCGTTTGGTGTACGAGTATTTGGAACTAGCCACTTCATTAGGTgtcaaaacctctaaattactaAAACCAAAAGTAACAACCAACTTACCTCTCACCTAAGCACTACATGCATCTTTTGAGCACAGATGAAATACATCAACATGGTTCTCAATAATCTTAATAAATTGACTGAATGTCGCCTAATTTATAAtgttaaataaaaacaatgtaatttagaggtttgGACACCTAATGAAGTGGCTAGTTCCAAATACTTGTACACCGAACAttcacactgatgatggtcagtttagACTGAAAACgtttttgtgttttttaattttccacTACCTTGTGGATAACTCCTAGATATTTTGGAAATATAATGTCATTTATTTTGATAATTGTAATCTGTAAATGGGGTATTCCTGTTCCTGTAATAAATTTGTAAGGTGtaattgaaaaattaataaacaacataacGTTAAACATTCTTTTATTTGCAGAAAAccattaaatacattaaaaatcaaaacaaataaaaacgtAGCTGCCAGATATCACCTTAGTTTATGTATATAAAAAGAtcacaattttataattttagaagattttgacaaaaattaaccaaaggaactaatagaaccaaaacacgaAGAAAAAGATATAATAaccattgaaaacatctaccaaaacaacaaactGGAAGTCATAATAGATgaacaacttacagaacctatagacataggcagcggattaagacagggagactcatttaGTCCTATGCTCTTTAATTTAATCATGGATTAAATAATCAAAAGCATCAACAAAGAAAGAGGATtcagaatgggaaacaaaagaagtaaaaatattctGTTACACAGATGACTTATATTGATAGCCCATAGTCTAGAGATAGATTTAATATaaaagtaaaagaattaaatataatAGTTTCATCTCATAAAACTAAAAcgatagtaatcagtaaagaaccaatcagatatAAAATAGAAACTGATGATtactatagtctgttcgctaaactcagacgcaactggctagatattttagtcagtaattttggcaattttagtaaaattggcaaaaaataattactaaatagttaataattattaaatagttagtaatttagccaatttttgcaaaattggcaagaaacaaaaaaaatactgactaaaatatctagccagttgcgtctgagtttagcgaaccgactatatgataAAATGTTCAATACAGTAAAGCACTACAAGCTGATGGAGattttaaccaatattggaataaacacctgtgataaACATCACCAATCTAggcagaggcaggagaatccaaAGATGTCAAAATCAAATGTGGGTCcatcagggatgtatactatcaccactgctgttcaatatatactctgaggaaatcATTCAAGAAGTGGTAGATGATGTTGATGTCAGAATGATGATTTCTGTTCTAATCTAATGACCACAgttatgtaaatataatatactatatactctacattttaaaaaagtatataaatattgcATTACCAAATAAGTACTTTTAGTTAAAGAAATGTATATATAATAGATTCTAGAATTATTACAGTCTCTGCTATCAAAGTAGTAAAATTTTTGGAATATTGTAAAATCCCTTCTCTTAGTAATATTTCCTTATTAAATGTTTTAGTATCACCAACTGAGATTTGTATTGTAATCTAATAGTCAAAATTATGCAAATATGGGTATCTATGTACTcattatatacattttaaaaaagtataaATATTAGATTACAAAATAAGTCATTTCAGTTAAAGAAACCCAAATATAATACAGATTCTAGAGTTACATTACAGTCTCTGCTATCAAAACATTAAACAATACATATAATATGGCCTTGGTAAGACTATACATTTATTATATTCATATTGGTGATCTAATACTGTAGATGTATTATGTAATATTGTAAGTATTCTAaaattttagtattgaaataataaaaaaattttttgatgatGTTCAAATGGTTATTAATCATAAAGCATTGATATCTTCGTGCATTATCAAATATGGAATATGGGTAAAATGGTAAGGTTAAAGTTTTCATTTTGTGGTTTTGCCTCGTTTTCCTGaatgctttcttcttctttcttttctaTGGGCACTGCTCTTAGACAACTTGCCAGCTCGGTAGAATATTGTTCCAACAAAAATCACAAACTAGTTCGCGGCTGGTTGAATTTGCACATGCGTATTGTGCAGCAGTCAGAAACTCGCATGAACTAGTTTGTGATTCTTTGtaggaacaaacctattattgtTGCAGACGAGTTAACACGTTGACAGACACTGAGTCAAATGTATAAGCTACATT
Proteins encoded in this window:
- the LOC126890428 gene encoding putative nuclease HARBI1, which translates into the protein MELIDEIEPYLAGQIRITSVPNHLKVLCALHFYAQGNYQKAVGQDFLLGMSQPMVSRCINTISEILSNHIGRRYIKFPSTVEEKRLLTQGFMNKFNFPGVIGCIDCTHIAIVAPPLEHPVHPGIAYLNRKGFHSINCQLICDSNLKILNCNARYPGSTHDSAIWTMSNVIQHMEQTYGNGERGFWLLGDSGYPLQPWLLTPIEGAQQNTPEGRYTFSHSSVRNCVERCNGVLKMRFRCLLKHRVLHYTPVKAAEIINACCVLHNILVSHNIEVELVEEDELVNDMEENVQENNLPLDDRLVAGRRIRNQLIRNYFN